From a region of the Candidatus Pantoea bituminis genome:
- a CDS encoding FNR family transcription factor yields MIPEKRSIRRIQSGGCAIHCQDCSISQLCIPFTLNEHELDQLDNIIERKKPIQKGQTLFKAGDDLKSLYAIRSGTIKSYTITEQGDEQITGFHLAGDLVGFDAIMGNNHPSFAQALETAMVCEIPFETLDDLSGKMPALRQQMMRLMSGEIKGDQDMILLLSKKNAEERLAAFIWNLSRRFGQRGFSQREFRLTMTRGDIGNYLGLTVETISRLLGRFQKSGMLAVKGKYITIENHALLAELAGQSHQAA; encoded by the coding sequence ATGATCCCTGAAAAACGCAGCATTCGTCGTATTCAGTCAGGCGGTTGTGCTATTCACTGCCAGGATTGCAGCATCAGTCAGTTATGTATCCCTTTTACGCTAAACGAACATGAGCTGGATCAGCTCGACAACATTATTGAGCGTAAAAAACCGATACAGAAAGGTCAAACTCTCTTCAAAGCCGGCGATGATTTAAAATCGCTCTATGCTATTCGCTCCGGCACCATTAAAAGTTACACCATTACCGAACAGGGCGACGAACAGATCACCGGTTTCCATCTTGCTGGCGACTTAGTGGGTTTCGACGCCATTATGGGCAACAACCATCCAAGTTTTGCTCAGGCATTAGAAACGGCAATGGTATGCGAAATTCCTTTTGAAACGCTGGACGATCTCTCTGGCAAAATGCCGGCTCTGCGTCAGCAAATGATGCGTTTGATGAGTGGTGAGATCAAAGGCGATCAAGACATGATTCTACTGCTCTCCAAAAAGAATGCGGAAGAGCGTTTAGCCGCCTTTATTTGGAACCTTTCTCGCCGTTTTGGTCAACGGGGTTTCTCACAGCGCGAATTTCGCCTCACCATGACGCGTGGAGATATCGGTAATTACCTTGGTTTGACGGTAGAAACGATTAGCCGCTTGCTGGGACGCTTCCAAAAAAGCGGAATGCTGGCGGTTAAAGGAAAATACATCACGATTGAAAACCACGCCTTACTGGCTGAATTAGCCGGCCAGAGTCACCAGGCTGCATAG
- the smrA gene encoding DNA endonuclease SmrA, whose protein sequence is MNLDEDNIFRDTIGDVTPLKDTANTLWLKSPSTKAPRPTQAEAEQDNFLTRGFLDIVPLDTLLEYKADGIQQGVLDKLRKGEYPLDASLNLLRQPVETCRQAVFSFIQQARKEGLRNVLIIHGKGRDNESHANIVRSYLARWLKQFDEVQTFCVAQAQHGGSGALYVGMRKTDKARLDNWEKHAKRSR, encoded by the coding sequence ATGAACCTTGATGAAGACAATATTTTTCGAGATACCATCGGTGATGTCACTCCACTGAAAGATACAGCCAACACCTTGTGGTTAAAATCCCCTTCAACCAAAGCTCCGCGTCCAACTCAGGCAGAAGCGGAGCAGGATAACTTCCTGACACGCGGCTTTCTCGATATTGTGCCGCTGGATACCTTGCTGGAATACAAGGCTGACGGTATTCAGCAAGGCGTGTTAGATAAACTCCGTAAAGGGGAATATCCACTTGATGCCAGCCTGAATCTGCTGCGACAGCCGGTTGAAACCTGTCGTCAGGCAGTGTTTAGCTTCATCCAGCAGGCGAGAAAAGAGGGGCTACGCAATGTACTCATCATCCATGGCAAAGGGCGTGACAACGAATCTCATGCCAACATCGTACGCAGTTATCTTGCGCGCTGGCTAAAACAATTTGATGAGGTTCAAACCTTTTGCGTGGCGCAAGCCCAGCATGGCGGCAGCGGGGCGCTCTATGTCGGCATGCGCAAAACCGACAAAGCGCGCCTGGATAACTGGGAAAAGCACGCCAAACGCAGCCGCTAA